The Gammaproteobacteria bacterium nucleotide sequence AAGTATCGAATCCAAGCTGCGTTGCAACATTGGCGAGGGGGGCGACGGAATTAAAAATCCGTCCGTCACTAGGCCCTTACGGGCATTCCGTCTTTAATTAGGCGGTGGCAGCCGGGAAAGACCGGCAACTTCTACTTCAAAATCAAAGTCAACTAACAGGAGGACGGCGCTTCTTCCCCATGGCTCAAGCCAGGGATTTCCGCGCCGGAAATGCTGGTTGAATCAATCACTCCCTGCTGTAGCCGCTTGGCTTACTCACGCCGACCAAAGCATCCTCCTGCAAAAGCAAGGAGAAAGCCTTCATTTTACTGATATTGCTGATGAAGATCCTTATCCCTGGATTCAAATCGATGCCGCGATAACTTATCAAACTATAGAAGGTTTTGGCTTTGCTCTGACTGGTGGCAGCGCCTATCTACTCAATCATTTATCCGCTGCGACCAAGCATAGTTTATTAAAAGAAATTTTCTCGAACGGAAATGATGGAATTGGCGTAAGTTATCTGCGCGTCAGTATTGGCGCATCTGATCTAAGTGCAACAAGTTTTTCTTACGATGATGTTCCAGCCAACCAAACTGATCCAGAACTAATCCATTTTAATTTAACCGCAGGCGATTGTGATCTTGTTCCAGTGCTGCGGGAGATTATTGCGATTAATCCGAATATCAAAATTATTGCCACACCTTGGTCGGCTCCGCCCTGGATGAAAACAAGTGGTGGCTTTATCGGAGGAAAATTATCTCCAAAGTATTACCAGGCATACGCGAATTATTTTGTTAAATATTTACGCGCAATGAAGGATAATGGTATCTTCATTCATGCCATTACTCCACAAAATGAACCAATGAATCATGAAAATGAACCAAGCATGGTAATGGAAGCAATTGAACAAGCTGACTTTATTAAAAATTATCTGGGGCCTACTTTACACGATGCTGGCTTGCGAGATATCGAAATATTCTGCTGGGATCATAATTGTGACTTAAAGGAATATCCTCTCACCGTTCTTTCCGATCCAGAAACCAGAAAATATGTTACCGGAATTGCTTGGCATCTTTATGGTGGTGATGTTTCGGCAATATTTGATGTTCATCAAGTTTATCCAGAAATGAAGATGGCCTTTACCGAACAATGGGTCGGTCTGAACGGAAAATTCGCAGATGACTTGGCTTGGCATATAAAAAACGTCATGGTGGGTACAATTAGGAGCTGGAGCAAAATCGTTCTAGAATGGAATCTTGCTTCCGATCTTAGTTGCGGCCCTCATACGCCAAAAGGCGCATCAAGCTGCGTTGGCGCGCTTACCATTGATGTAAATCATGAACAAATTGTGCGAAATGTTTCATATTACGTCATTGCTCACGCAGCGAAGTTTGTTAGTCCGGGATCGCTTAGAATATTTTCTACCC carries:
- a CDS encoding glucosylceramidase — translated: MNQSLPAVAAWLTHADQSILLQKQGESLHFTDIADEDPYPWIQIDAAITYQTIEGFGFALTGGSAYLLNHLSAATKHSLLKEIFSNGNDGIGVSYLRVSIGASDLSATSFSYDDVPANQTDPELIHFNLTAGDCDLVPVLREIIAINPNIKIIATPWSAPPWMKTSGGFIGGKLSPKYYQAYANYFVKYLRAMKDNGIFIHAITPQNEPMNHENEPSMVMEAIEQADFIKNYLGPTLHDAGLRDIEIFCWDHNCDLKEYPLTVLSDPETRKYVTGIAWHLYGGDVSAIFDVHQVYPEMKMAFTEQWVGLNGKFADDLAWHIKNVMVGTIRSWSKIVLEWNLASDLSCGPHTPKGASSCVGALTIDVNHEQIVRNVSYYVIAHAAKFVSPGSLRIFSTQVDSLPNVAFKTPSGEIVLLVLNENQQRQSFTIKFGRKLINATLEGGSVGTYTW